Proteins from a genomic interval of Macrobrachium nipponense isolate FS-2020 chromosome 28, ASM1510439v2, whole genome shotgun sequence:
- the LOC135201737 gene encoding zinc finger protein Noc-like isoform X2, with product MLTSSGNHYVRPEYLNPIQGHSIELDAKKSPLALLAQTCSSIGADLSQKGTIPPGGEKGSSKGKTSPGAKSPAAALNITPSDEPKNSSSTTSSSSSSSSSSSFKPYEKKKDEDETSITPKRSSPHTRSPGASQASVERSSSRESEGGRSSSRPHDPPTSSSSSSISPRVSSPVTPKMSSSSLTTHGLTSLSDLTKDPLAAYKLAPSLYPHLALGLDPLGAAGLSALTAKVPTSTAAALSNPYIGYARVKTATGTETVVPVCRDPYCTGCQINAHAAQVVNGTCPPGCSQCTQIAAHTKNLASIPGLLPTLPASTLSSLYPPPGLLGGSHQPYVCNWIAGDTYCGKRFATSEDLLQHLRTHTNLSASDTTLPLHALHHPLLAGHLPRGYPTPPLSPLSAARYHPYAKPPTAHLPPTAPLPASALTAASLSALPPHPLSAYYNPYSLYARGLGATTGLN from the exons ATGCTGACGTCTAGTGGAAACCACTACGTGCGGCCAGAATATCTCAACCCAATACAGGGACACTCCATCGAg cTTGATGCCAAAAAGTCCCCCTTGGCCCTGTTAGCACAGACGTGTTCGTCCATCGGTGCCGATCTCTCACAGAAGGGCACCATCCCCCCTGGGGGAGAGAAGGGCAGCAGCAAAGGGAAGACCTCGCCCGGGGCGAAGTCTCCGGCGGCTGCACTTAACATTACGCCTTCCGACGAGCCCAAGAACTCCTCCAGtaccacctcctcttcctcctcatcctcctcctcttcctccttcaagcCCTACGAGAAGAAGAAGGACGAGGACGAGACCAGCATCACGCCCAAGAGGTCGTCCCCACACACTCGCTCCCCAGGGGCGAGCCAAGCCAGCGTCGAGAGGTCCTCCTCcagagagagcgagggaggtcGGTCATCGTCGCGCCCTCACGACCCGCCCACGTCCTCGTCGTCGTCCTCGATATCGCCGAGGGTGTCCTCGCCCGTCACGCCAAagatgtcctcctcctccttgactACGCACGGCCTCACCAGCCTGAGCGATCTCACGAAAGACCCCCTAGCAGCTTATAAGTTAGCCCCTAGTCTCTACCCGCATTTAGCCCTGGGACTCGACCCCTTGGGGGCAGCGGGGCTGTCAGCCCTCACAGCAAAG GTCCCCACGAGCACAGCGGCCGCCCTGTCGAATCCTTACATCGGCTACGCCCGCGTCAAGACAGCCACTGGCACAGAGACGGTGGTGCCCGTGTGCCGCGACCCCTACTGCACCGGATGCCAAATCAATGCCCACGCTGCCCAGGTCGTCAACGGCACATGCCCTCCAGGGTGCTCCCAGTGCACCCAGATAGCAGCGCACACCAAAAATCTCGCCTCGATACCCGGCCTTCTGCCCACTCTTCCAGCTTCCACGCT GAGCAGTTTATACCCTCCCCCGGGGCTCCTGGGCGGCTCCCACCAACCTTACGTGTGCAACTGGATAGCGGGGGACACCTACTGCGGGAAGCGCTTCGCCACCTCCGAGGACCTCCTCCAGCACCTCCGCACCCACACCAACCTCTCCGCCTCTGACACCACGCTGCCCTTGCACGCCCTTCACCATCCGCTCCTGGCCGGCCACCTCCCGAGGGGCTACCCGACGCCGCCCCTCTCGCCGCTCTCCGCCGCCCGCTACCACCCCTACGCCAAGCCGCCCACGGCGCACTTGCCACCCACCGCTCCTCTCCCCGCCTCCGCCCTCACGGCCGCGTCGCTGTCGGCCCTGCCGCCCCACCCCCTGTCGGCGTACTACAACCCTTACTCCCTGTACGCGCGGGGCCTGGGCGCGACGACGGGGCTCAATTAG
- the LOC135201737 gene encoding zinc finger protein Noc-like isoform X1, producing the protein MLTSSGNHYVRPEYLNPIQGHSIELDAKKSPLALLAQTCSSIGADLSQKGTIPPGGEKGSSKGKTSPGAKSPAAALNITPSDEPKNSSSTTSSSSSSSSSSSFKPYEKKKDEDETSITPKRSSPHTRSPGASQASVERSSSRESEGGRSSSRPHDPPTSSSSSSISPRVSSPVTPKMSSSSLTTHGLTSLSDLTKDPLAAYKLAPSLYPHLALGLDPLGAAGLSALTAKVPTSTAAALSNPYIGYARVKTATGTETVVPVCRDPYCTGCQINAHAAQVVNGTCPPGCSQCTQIAAHTKNLASIPGLLPTLPASTLSSVYPPELFLFLCFSLDRSSLYPPPGLLGGSHQPYVCNWIAGDTYCGKRFATSEDLLQHLRTHTNLSASDTTLPLHALHHPLLAGHLPRGYPTPPLSPLSAARYHPYAKPPTAHLPPTAPLPASALTAASLSALPPHPLSAYYNPYSLYARGLGATTGLN; encoded by the exons ATGCTGACGTCTAGTGGAAACCACTACGTGCGGCCAGAATATCTCAACCCAATACAGGGACACTCCATCGAg cTTGATGCCAAAAAGTCCCCCTTGGCCCTGTTAGCACAGACGTGTTCGTCCATCGGTGCCGATCTCTCACAGAAGGGCACCATCCCCCCTGGGGGAGAGAAGGGCAGCAGCAAAGGGAAGACCTCGCCCGGGGCGAAGTCTCCGGCGGCTGCACTTAACATTACGCCTTCCGACGAGCCCAAGAACTCCTCCAGtaccacctcctcttcctcctcatcctcctcctcttcctccttcaagcCCTACGAGAAGAAGAAGGACGAGGACGAGACCAGCATCACGCCCAAGAGGTCGTCCCCACACACTCGCTCCCCAGGGGCGAGCCAAGCCAGCGTCGAGAGGTCCTCCTCcagagagagcgagggaggtcGGTCATCGTCGCGCCCTCACGACCCGCCCACGTCCTCGTCGTCGTCCTCGATATCGCCGAGGGTGTCCTCGCCCGTCACGCCAAagatgtcctcctcctccttgactACGCACGGCCTCACCAGCCTGAGCGATCTCACGAAAGACCCCCTAGCAGCTTATAAGTTAGCCCCTAGTCTCTACCCGCATTTAGCCCTGGGACTCGACCCCTTGGGGGCAGCGGGGCTGTCAGCCCTCACAGCAAAG GTCCCCACGAGCACAGCGGCCGCCCTGTCGAATCCTTACATCGGCTACGCCCGCGTCAAGACAGCCACTGGCACAGAGACGGTGGTGCCCGTGTGCCGCGACCCCTACTGCACCGGATGCCAAATCAATGCCCACGCTGCCCAGGTCGTCAACGGCACATGCCCTCCAGGGTGCTCCCAGTGCACCCAGATAGCAGCGCACACCAAAAATCTCGCCTCGATACCCGGCCTTCTGCCCACTCTTCCAGCTTCCACGCT GAGCAGTGTATACCCTCccgaattgtttttatttttgtgtttttccctCGACAGGAGCAGTTTATACCCTCCCCCGGGGCTCCTGGGCGGCTCCCACCAACCTTACGTGTGCAACTGGATAGCGGGGGACACCTACTGCGGGAAGCGCTTCGCCACCTCCGAGGACCTCCTCCAGCACCTCCGCACCCACACCAACCTCTCCGCCTCTGACACCACGCTGCCCTTGCACGCCCTTCACCATCCGCTCCTGGCCGGCCACCTCCCGAGGGGCTACCCGACGCCGCCCCTCTCGCCGCTCTCCGCCGCCCGCTACCACCCCTACGCCAAGCCGCCCACGGCGCACTTGCCACCCACCGCTCCTCTCCCCGCCTCCGCCCTCACGGCCGCGTCGCTGTCGGCCCTGCCGCCCCACCCCCTGTCGGCGTACTACAACCCTTACTCCCTGTACGCGCGGGGCCTGGGCGCGACGACGGGGCTCAATTAG